TACCCAAGTTCTGCCGTTGTGTTCATACTGTTCAATTCCGAAGAATACGGAGCAATGGCCAGAACAAAGCAAACTGCCCGCAAATCTACCGGAGGCAAGGCTCCGAGGAAGCAGCTCGCCACCAAGGCTGCGCGTAAAAGCGCCCCTGCCACCGGTGGCGTGAAGAAGCCTCACCGTTACAGGCCTGGCACCGTGGCTCTGAGAGAAATCCGTCGTTATCAGAAATCCACTGAGCTGCTGATCCGCAAGCTGCCCTTCCAGCGTCTGGTCAGGGAAATCGCTCAGGATTTCAAGACAGATCTGCGCTTTCAGAGCTCTGCTGTCATGGCTCTTCAGGAGGCTAGCGAGGCTTACCTCGTCGGTCTGTTCGAGGACACAAACCTGTGCGCCATCCACGCCAAGAGAGTCACGATCATGCCCAAAGACATCCAGCTGGCTCGTCGTATCCGTGGGGAGCGTGCTTAAGTGATTTCGAAGTCAAGAACTAAAAATtcaaaggctcttttaagagccacccaAACCTAGAAAAAAAGCTGGTTTCCACATGTCTTGGTTAAATTGGTTCTTGATTGTTAAGGCTAAACAATTCTATTATTTACATGGTTCGGTATTTTCTAATGAGTAGCTGTCGCGTATTGATCGCTAAATGTAATGCCAACACGTGCAAGAGAGCTCAATATTAGCATGTTAAACATAATCTACACTCTCGGAAGATTCCTCACACATAATGTAGTCATGTCCCTTTTACACGAATAAAAGTTTTGGACTTCTgcccagagagagacagggctcCTCTACGACGGGGCCACAAACTCGACATACTGACATTAAACGCAAAATTTCGGGAATGAAGTTGAAATGTCAGGTCGACTTTATTTATTCTTGACATTCAACACCAGTTAGTATAGTAGGCTACAGCAAATACACAAATGAGACCAGaccagcacaacacacaacacagctgcAGGGTTCATAGCTTTTAGTTAACTTGTCCTATTCGCCCCTGTGTATAATGGTCGGTCTTAATGTTCCAGCGAATGAGCACAACTATCCTGGCCTGGTC
The sequence above is a segment of the Alosa alosa isolate M-15738 ecotype Scorff River unplaced genomic scaffold, AALO_Geno_1.1 AALO_1.0_unplaced_434, whole genome shotgun sequence genome. Coding sequences within it:
- the LOC125290358 gene encoding histone H3 isoform X1, which translates into the protein MILSMARTKQTARKSTGGKAPRKQLATKAARKSAPATGGVKKPHRYRPGTVALREIRRYQKSTELLIRKLPFQRLVREIAQDFKTDLRFQSSAVMALQEASEAYLVGLFEDTNLCAIHAKRVTIMPKDIQLARRIRGERA
- the LOC125290358 gene encoding histone H3 isoform X2: MARTKQTARKSTGGKAPRKQLATKAARKSAPATGGVKKPHRYRPGTVALREIRRYQKSTELLIRKLPFQRLVREIAQDFKTDLRFQSSAVMALQEASEAYLVGLFEDTNLCAIHAKRVTIMPKDIQLARRIRGERA